The Rattus rattus isolate New Zealand chromosome 8, Rrattus_CSIRO_v1, whole genome shotgun sequence genome contains the following window.
tgcttgctgctcccCCAGAAGAACCAAGTGGGGTTCCTAGCATTCAAATCTGGtagctcaaaactgcctgtaacacAACTACCAGGGATctgatgcaaacacacacacacacacacacacacacacacacacacacacacacacacactaaatctttTAAGACAGTCAGAAGATCTAACGtagatttaaaacatttcagaagCCTATGAGAAGTCACTCTCTGTGTTAAGGTCCAAGGGTGTGTGGTACAGAAGACTGGTATTTAGGTCAGCAGCACAGATTAGAGAACTAGAAAGAAGCCCTTAAAAATATGTCTAACTGGTGTCTGTAAAAGATGCCCAGGTGAAGGAGAAAGACATGAGAACAACAGAGACCTGATTCTTGGGCCTAACCACAACCCCTTGcacaaaaaataaactcaaaataaacCACTATCTTACATGTAAAACATAAACACAGTGCTTATAAAATACTGAgctgtatgtttttttttcttcttttttttttttgggggggggctggggactgaacccaggaccttgcgcttcctaggcaagcactctaccactgagccaaatccccaaccccgagctgtatgttttaaacatatatttttgtcACTTATTCCttaatgaaaattagaaaaactaCTTTTAGTCACAAAACAGAAGAACACCTTTAATGctacaaaggaaaacagaggtGAATTGTTCTTAGACTTGACAACaagaaaaatcttttcaaaagaaaatcttttaaagtgtaccacaatgaaatgaaaatctTTCCTTCTTGAAATATCTTTCCATCTGCAAAGATGGTAAGTAAAGTTACAGAAAGATTTGcaaaccatacattttttaaaaggtttgtatcaagaaaattaaagaactctcaaaaaatcaacataaaaaacTACACACAAATAATTGATTTggtaaatgagaaaaaataaacccaccaagaacaaaatttaaaaaaaaaaaaatactgaataaaaatcATGAACTGATGTTCAACTCCAACCTCTTAGGAAACGCACAGTAAGGCACTGCGGGCTTGTGAGGATGGGGTTAATGCCAACCAGATACGGATGAGAAGAAGCAGAGCAGAAGGCACTGCTGACGGACAGCCCCGGCACTGCTGTCCTGGGAAGGTGCTGGTCGTTTCTGTACAGACAAGCACACTTACCCTACAATCCAGCACACGTACTTCCGGTACACATCCCAGAGAAATGAAAGCCGTGTTCATACAGACAGTCTGTACATGACTGGTCTTAGCATTCTTACTGGCTAGTATGAAAACTAGGGGATATCCTTCAGTTGGCTATTCCACGACATTCAGTCACTACACTGTCAGGCACAACTCAGAAATCTAAAGCCACTGGCTTACTTAACAACTGGCATTACAGTGTAAGTGACATACACCAGCGTCAAGCCTCTGTAATAAACAGCTCTAGTTACAGAGCAATCTTGAAATGACAGAACTATAGAGATACCTGTTACTGGGCATCTTaggttggggaggagaagggtAAAAGTTATTGCTGATCCGTATCTTGACTGGAGCCATGGccaccaaaataacaaaaaccaaaaggcCAGGTATGAAATTATTGTGCATCACATTACCCATGAGTACAAAGCGGAGTCTCCTGGTTCATCTCACTGTATTAGAACCAAATCCCAGACTCCAATATTGTCGGATGGTTATAAAATACAGGAGACACCAGATAACTGGAACAGAGACTCTGTATGTAGTTTTCCTATTAATGCATTCCATCTATAATGATCTCGAAAGTAGGAagtaaaaacccaaaacaaactaacaacaatGAACAGTACCCTTTTTTAAGAGACAGTCTTACTACGTGGTcaaggccggccttgaactcaggccttcctcagcttcccacaTGCCCGTTACACGCACATGCCAGCGCTCTAGGCCTATCCACGCCCCCCTCTCTTTGCACAGACTGTTGTCAGGAGGGTCTCTTATACAAAGGGCCTCTCACACTCACTAACCCATCTcatgcctgtgtgccaccatccttccttctcattgctTCCCTCCTCCACCGACCCCTCAGCCCCACCATGTCCCTTAGCCCACATGGACTCTTCTTTCCTCTAGACAGTCCcctttttgttttagcttttggtCACAGTGGTCCATGACCCTTAtgatctttctccttcctcatgaATGTCTAGCTTCATGAAaagagggttttttgttgttgttgttgttcggaGTATTTACTATACATCACTGTTCTTTAAGACAATCAAAAAGCCAAAGAGAATATTTCCAGAAATAACTAAGATTCCAACTTACCCATCCCCATATGGGTTATTAGTAATATGCAGTCTTTGACATCTAGCTTTTAAATGTATAATCTTCCATGTAAGCAAAGGTATGCATCCatgggtgtggaggccagagatcaaccttgGGCTTCCTTCCTCGGTCCTGTGTACTGTCGTTCACTAACTAGTACCTGGAGCTCAACAAGTCGACCAGGCTCGCTGCTCAGTAAGCCCCAAAGATTTACCTGTCTGCACCTCCTCTCCCCGGCACTGAAGTGCTTACCACCTACCATACCCAGCTAAGTTTCTGTAAGTGCTGGGGGTAGAACTCGGGTTCTTCTGTTTGAGGAGCAGGCATTGGACACTCTAAGCTCTCTCTGAGCCCCTAAACACACATTCTCAGTTGCCctgaatttcttttgtgtttcgGCCAGGGTATCACTATGCAccacaggctggcctagaatgtagtccagtctggtctcaaactcacagagatgccctGGCCTCTGATTCCTGAGTGTCAGGactaaaggcctgcaccaccagtcAGCTCTGTCCTTAATCTCTATCCTAGAAAATCAGCATTAAAGACTACAGTCAGGTCTAAGCAAAGGCTGAGCTCCAACGGACTGCTCAGATGGCGCCCCACGCCCAGTGAGAACCGGCCACAGAACACAATGGAAAGGCGTACAATTTTACCTTAATCTTTCTCTCGGTGTTGTCTAATTTTAACTCTGCTGAAACTAGTTTCTTGGCCAAATCGTCTCGCTCCGGTAGgtgtctggcctcagagatctTTTTTAGTTTCTGTAGGGAAAATTTCGTCCTAAATAGTTCCCCTTCTGTGTCTTTCACTCTTTTCTCTGCCATCCGCTCTTTCTCCTGAGATTTTCTTAAGCGTTCTTTGAGCGCAGTAATCTCACCGTTATGGCGGTGTATGAGTTGTGAGATTTCATTCTCTGCATCTTCGAACTTACTCAGTGCTTTCTCCTGACGATACTGCAGACTTTTCAAAGCCTTGTTTTCTTTGAGCAGCTGGGCTAACTTGACCTGTAGTTCAGACACTTCATTCTGCAGCTCGGTGATTTTCAGAAGTCTTGCAGAAAGAACCCTCTTTGTTACGATATCTGGATCTTTCCGAAGTGGCTCTCTGTTGAGGCTTTGGGACCGAAATCCCACTCGGACCCCCTTTTTGTTGGGTATAGCCTTAGGACTCACTTTCCTAACGGCTAAAAGAGAAACAGTAATAATGTGAGTGAAGGCCTTACCTGTGCTACTATTTACCCATCCAGAACAAGtgatccacatacatacatacatacatacatacatacatacatgtttgttttgttcttaaaatatgattttataggttaaatgtggtggcacacacctttaatctcagcagtcaggaggcagaggcaggtggatttctgtgagttccaggccagctagtgctaatgtaaaatttaaataccAGGGAATTTTTTAAGGTCTTGATACTATTTAagtttttggagtttttttttttttttttgtgtgtgtgtgtgtgtgtgtgtgtgtgtgtgtgtgtgtgtgtgtcttggtttCTATTTAAAGAGAGTTTGGGggtgagagatggctctgtggcaaTGTATTTGTCACAGAAGGACCCAAGTTTGCCCTCGACAACCCATGTAAAAAAGCCAGCTATGGTAAAAATCCAGGCATGGAGGTATGAAGGTGAAGACAaatccctgaggctcactggcaaGCCGGTCTAGCCACTTGGGCAAGTTAAAACCCATGAAGAattactgtctcaaaaaacaaggcaaGCAGCTACTAAGAAATGATACCAAGGTTGTCCTTTGTCCTCCAACttccaaatacatacacacacacacacacacacacacacacacaccccacacacacacacaaataaaacaaaagtaattttaaaagcacataaaattcttaaaagaatagatattatatatatatttctccaagcttttaaagtattttcatgaAAAATTTATTCAACATAAGTCTCAGGATATATAAGGCCTACTCATTAAAAGAGATATCTAAAAGTCTATCAAAAggttaaaatacaaaatgcaaaaccaaaataaatggaCAAAACCAACCTCTAAGTCAAAAGCCCACCTGccccaggcccagtgtcactctctgttGCCTGTTGATCAAAACTTAATACTCTCGGTTAACTTTACCAGAGCCATGGCTGCCCAGGTTCCACCACACTCCCTGCCATGATAACAGACTaaccctctgacactgtaagcaagTCACCATAGTTAACTGCTTTCTTTTAtggagtcgccttggtcatggtctctgcACAGTAACAATGACAGAAGTTGGTACCGGGAGtgagagtgtggtggtttgaatgagaatggtccccccAGGCTCATGTTTGAATCTGTGATCCCTAATCAGTGGGACTGTTTGAGAAAGACTGGGAGGTATGGCCTTTGGTTGgaggaggtttcaaaagcccatgccaggcacAGTCTCCCTTTCTCaatccctgcctgcctgctaccataGTCCATGCCATAATGATCATGGATTCTCTAAAATCCTAAGCAGcttcccaattaaatgttttcttttataaaaattgtcatggccatggtgtctcttcacagaaatagaacaaaaactAAGACAAGAAATTAATTCAATTTAGTCCTGTTGCTTGGTCTAAGCAGATAAATGACCTCAGGGTTTAAAGACAGCACAGGAGAAAGTGTGCAAACCAGAGAGTAGATAATAACTGAATTTTCTCACTGCTGCTGGGATTGCTTTTCACTGCTTTTTCTCGGCACTCTTCTCAAATAAGGTAAGGCTTACAAAGTTCTGACCCCTTAACTGGGGAGCTtccagggaaggaaaagagaaattaaagtaCTTCTTGCCAATACCCTAGATGCATAAATTATCCTTAGAACTACCAGGTTCAACTGGACAAGAGTTTTGTCAGTATATAGAAGCCTGAGACCGTGTACtcaattaattaaattataagaaCCAGATTAAGAAGAGGGTTAAATGCAAAGATGATGCTTAGAAGTGAGGTGAGGCAAAAGGGAATGGCAGCCAAAGAAAAGAACTCACATGTCAGTAGATGGACATCCTGAAGAGCTGCACTACGGCTCACCAACAGGTGGCTCTCGGGGGATACACACTCCTTGTGATTTTCATGCTATTTTTTGATTATTAGTATTTCCCACTCCCACTCAGGAAGTCTCAGTAATCTGCAGAGGACTTACCATAAGGGTGCTGCATGTATCCGTGGGTCACAGGGCCCCCTTGCCTAGACTCTTGCTCCATGGTGTTCTAACAGACTCTGGGCATTTTGTTGCTCAGTACAAAGGGATTGTCTGGACTCCGagatttattaaaatgaagaaatgtatCTAACAGTACACAGCTAAGCATGCTCCAGAATAGTATCACTTTAATAACAAAAGTTATGTTTAATAATACTGTATTCCCCTTTAAGTCCGTGAATGCAAACACATTGGACAATGACAGAGTCCAAACTCATCCCTAGGTTCAAGTTTCACATTTATAATGAGCATTGTGCTACCCACCTAAGGTCACAGGTCTGCGGAAGAAAATACCTCACAAACAATTAATGTCACTGCTTTtggttaattaaaaacaaagatatggaAATGTACAACTGCCTTTAGGTTCTGCCTTTACTGTAAGCACCTTACAAGATAGATCctcaagaagaagagaaaacGAGCTGTCTTATGGTGCTTTCTTCTATATGAACTTGAATATAAAAATGGTAATGTTTGGTAATATTTAAATACAAGCAacatataatttatgaaaatgaagcCTATTCAAAATGCAAATCAGCCTACTCCACGCACACAGCGAGCACACTGAAGGGAGAGTTCTGTTCATTCACACCGGTCTTGCCGAGCCGCACCTGAGCATCCAGGTGTCTGGGACCGTCTCTAGACACTTACTTTGGTGGTGGTGCACTTGGTTGTCTGACAAGTGTCTTTTGGGATTCTTCTCCCTATTACTGGCACATGGCAGTGTGTTGACAGGTGACGAGGGGCCAGAAGACTGTGGTGAGGACCCGAAGTCAGACGAGTAATGGGACAAGTAAGGATGtttgcctccttttctttcttgatcaGTATCTGAACTTTGGTCCCTTTCCCCCATTGTTTGGAAAAATGACCTCTCTAGTCACATCGTTTTACAGATTCGTGGAAGTACTGAAGAATGTTTTTGCAGCCTTGGTGTCCTGGTAATAATTATTTATGTGCAGTTTGATTTCTTCACAATATGTCTGTAGTCCACACCAGTAAACACAAGAAACACTTCATTTGCTacagtgaggaaagagaaagcagactcATCAAGGGTCATGAAACAAGTTCTCTAATCAAAATAGagcttaataaaataatttacagcATACAATGATAAGAAAGATGCTAtcacttatatttttatatattaacttACATATCTGAAATAAGGTATGTTTGTCATGGCCTAGATGATAACATTCCTTCTGAATAAATGTCAACTAATTTTGATGACCCTTTCAATCCTGAGGATTACAACATGATCTTGAAAATTTACAAGACAATATGATCAAATTGCCAGTATTTTTTCTATGTGGGGAAGTAACAAAAACCCTGCAAACAAGAAAAATACCTAACAATGACTatcaaatgcaaaacaaaagtaTAAAGGCCAAAACATATTTGGTGAACAAAGTGCTCCTTAGCACATATTATGCCAAAAATTAAATGTgggcaggcagtggtggcacatgcctttaatttccacacttggaaggcaggaggaggttgatctctgagttcaaggccagcctggtctacagcgtgagtgccaggacagccagggctacacggaaaaaccctgcctcaaaaagccactccccccccccccaaaaaaaaaactaaatgagaaaaacagaatcaGGTTACTTTTATAATGAGACTGATTCCTCTATTTGGAAGACAGAACCTTATTGATGAAGCTATATTAATAGTAGAGCACCCCTAATACATGAGAAGACATACCCACAAGGCAGCGAGCACACTACTCACAGCTCCATGAGTGCCACCAGGAAGGAGCTGACCCTCTAACTAATTGAAATAATGAGGATGACTCTCTATTCACTCCACAGTCTGGGAAAATCTCCAAGATCCACTAAGGAAAGGGCAGCCTGGGTCATGTCTCAGAGGCACACTCCTGGCCTAGCATGAGCAGCCAGTGTGAAGCCATTGGGGTGCAGAAGGGAACGCCGACGGAAGagacacagagcacaggaagtgTGCAGGATGCATTTTTGGAAGCTTTGTCCCTGGAAGGGCTATGCTCAGATTGACAATGTCTTCAAGAGACCAGATTTATACAAAGTAATTAGGTCATGAGAGTATTACCCGTGGAAGGAATTAACCCTGGTCTCCCACAGCGAGTTCTTGAAGATGGCATGTTGTTTATACAAAGCCAAGTCTAGACCAATAATTCCAACTACAAGATGCCTAGACCAAGCACAATGCCACATGACTGTAATTCCAGGTACAAGAGAGGGCAAGGCAGGAAAATCACGTGTTCCAGAGCAGCCTGGGCAACTGAGCGAGGCTCATTCTCAAAGCAAAATAGAGGGATAGGGGTCCAGCTCGGTGGTCAAGAGCTCCTCTGACAGAGGAGCCTTACATCCAGGTCGGGGCCATGGAGCAGGTCTGACCCCCGAATCACTCTGACTCCTTGTCTCACCATGAAATCTCCACCACGGAGGGCTTCCATCATTTGCCATGAGGTCCTCCCAGGAGACCACAGAACTGCAGCTGCCCAATCTTGGGTTTCCAATCTCAAAACTGTGaactaaataaacctttcttctttgtaCATGCTCGGGTTCGGGTATTTTGTGACgtgacaggaaaaataaataaccttttatttttaaaaagtaaaaggataAATCGGGTGTTTAAAGAAATGAGTTCTCGAGGGTATGGCTATGCAGTAGAACTCAGGCACATCAGTGAAGTTCCGCAGTCCGTGTTCTATGAGGTCGCTGACAACCTGTGGAACGGCGCTGAAAACATCGCTGGTATGACTGAAGATCAAATGCTTATTTAGTTTTAATGAGTTTGAGTTTAAAAGCCACATTGCTGGGGGTTTCCTTACCAGAGAAAAAAATAGCTattagggaggagagagagcagaattCAAGGTCAGGAGTAGACACCAACCTCCTTTGTACATAACTGTTTACAGACTTCAGAAACCAtaatttttgggggggggttaaaGCAATTTCTATAAACCTtaagaaattaaacaaatgagGTAACTAATACAAAATTGGTAGCAAAAACATAAGGTGACCAGTTCATATTACTTTAAAACAAATGTGCAGGGTAGAAGGCAAGAATGACATCAGAGGTTgtcctctgtgtgcatgtatgcacgcaaacaaacacacacacacacacacacacacacacacacaccagtaaacacacaacacacacacacacacacacacacacacacacaccagtaaacacacacacacacacacacacaccagtaaatacacacatacatgcacacacacacacacacacacacacacacaccagtaaatacacacagagacacacactagTAAGTACAcagtaaaaattttttaaatatgtaacagACTAATACTTGCATAGCTGGGACAAAGCAAGTGGGCAGTTGTTTCAATACTTGGACATTGGAATTTTcaatataatgaaaaattaaaaatctaccTGTATATAAGCTCTAACATTCTTAAGCCCAAAATCTGAATCAGAAGCATCAATAAGAAGGCATgctaatttttatcttttaatttttccaaagaaagagaaaatattttatatctatgtcCAATAAGAAATactaggaagaagaaacaaactaGGCATTCCCACGCCTCACATCTAAATATCACCTCCTTGTAAAAAGTCTGCAGGAGGAGGCATGCAAGTATCTAATTCCATGTCTGAAGGAGGAGGCATGCAAGTATCTAATTCCATGTCTGAAGGAGGAGGCATGTAAGATGAACTGAGAAAGCCAGAGGGTGGTTATTCTAGGAAGCAAGGCAGTCATGAGAGGCTGCTGAGAGATGTGCAGAGGGCTCACGTGCCAACTTGAAGGAGCTCTTACTGGTCAAAGAGAGAATGCGTTAATCATTTATAAGGATTACGTCAGCAAGGGATTAAAACATGACATAAACTTAATCCCACATGCTAAATGAATCTGCAATTAATGGCCTGGGCAGATGCTTAGGGCGGGAGGTGGGGGTTCAGCAGGCATGTACCTTACCTCTGCTACCAAAGCTGTATCTCAGAATAATAAGGgataaaacatttctttatagaattatttttagcaaatggtaggaaggaaatattaaaatgcaAGATTAGAACTCTGTCATTTTGCAACCACTCATGAAACAATGAAATTGACAGGATTGTTAACAGCAGGGACACCAtaggaaagaaacacacagacatgtacctCATGCAGAAACACAATTCTCAAAGAAATTGTCCTCCTGCACCGGTGCTAGATTTGAATCTGATCAATTCAGATCAATCCAAATCTAAGGCCAATTTACAGACAGTACAGGTGGTGGCATCTTCACGAACAACCGACAAGTAGAACGGCCTGTGCTCAAGACACTGCCTGCGTACTGACTCTTAACCACAGACTGTGCCCTATGCCTGCCATGTGTGTGGCACCTCGAACACCTTCCATAAGAGAATGAAAGGCTGGACAAATGTAACACTGGCTGGGTGGTATCGTTAAAGAATTACCGAGGCTCTGGGTCAGAGGCAACTGTGCAGATTGTATCTGATGAATCTTCGCCTTTTAAAGGTATTTGTTCAAATACTTCCAAATAAAATTAACTGATGTTTGAGGTTTGCTTCAAGATAacccagagaggacagagaagaaagatcACCAAGAGTTAGCAACTGTATGAACACGGTGATGAAGACCATCTTCATTATCATGATACTATGGTTCTCTGAatgtatgggagagggagagagaggaagagagaaccgAGGGGTCCAGtgcagggccttgcacatgctaagtaCATAACTTAgcactgaactacatctccactAAAAAATTAATACTTTGATCTTAGTCTGATTATTAATGGCCATCAACCTCAGGGTGTTGAAAATTCATCAAAGGATCTGAAATCAACGGTTCTAATGGTAAAGTACTAACacgcagaaaaacaaaaacaacccaagtTTGGAGAGAAGACTCTGTCAGAAAAGGGGGTTACCCTGCAAGtacgatgacctgagtttggacccCGACCCACATTTAAAATGCCAGTTGCAGAGGCACACACAGTCATCCCAGTGTCTTACCACTCTAGTTGAGAGTAAGgtagactaaagtctcatgcaatagccaactttactCAGAGCATCTGACAACGGATACTCAGAAGGTAAAGAAGAGTCACTAAATGAAGCATACAATCACAAGGGCAAGACGAATgcggcaaaacaaaacaaaacagttctccACAGAGGCATACGAACAAATATAAGCCGGTTTTAATGAGTGATCTGAAGTAAACGCACTCCTATCCGACACACCTGGAGgaacacaaaaacacattccgAGAACTATTccgtgttttgaagaaactgaggtcagaaCACTCTTGTTTTCttagagttttctcacaagcactcagaattctcctcgACAACTCCACAGTTGAACCATTCCAACCTCCCAACACTGAagctgcagagacaggaggatccctggggtttaCTTAGCAGCCAGCATAGCCAAACAGGTAAGTCCTAGATCCAGTGAGAGATACTGGCCTCACGCAAAAAGGCAGAGAAGTAATTGAGGAAACCCCATGTCAACCTCtggtgtgtacacatatgtatgcaccaAAATAGATGTCAGCCCGATTTGTCCCCTCTGCCATCCATACACTGAGACTATTAATAGCAACAATTGGAGAACTGTTTTGAGGATTAAACAGGGTAATTCAGTAACTCCAACACAAGTAGATCCACTCCATTTAAATGCTGATAATTTTAAAGTTGGTTATGTAGGTAAAGATGCATTCTCGTTTTGTCTGCATAGCAGACATATCTTCCCAACCTCACCCATCTAAACTATCAAGGTGCTGTCCAGCTTTTCTTGACGAAAGGgaagaacacacaaaacaacgttcttccctcctctccaggaCTTACGACCAAACCACACAGAATCCTACGCTCCATTATCCAACTCCTCCTCCCCACAAGTGTTTTAAAGGGTTACACTTTTATGCTAATCTCCCATCATCCATGGTCAACTGGACCCAATATCATTAAGTGGGAGGCTCCAGAAATAATGCCCACCTGCACGTAATTCTCAGCAGCACGATAacatcccctttcctttccactctgtCCAGCTTGGGATGTGAATCATCCAACTGCCCAGAGTATCCACACTGTATATGCTACCTGACCGTTACTCGTGTCACAGCCAGCTTGGTTCTCAGGTGGCCCtgaggcagaggagcagagaagCTGCAGTCCGGATGAACGAAGATGCCCATCAGAAGTTGTGCATAGTTTATTTCTGGGATCTCCTATTAATCGTTTTGGACCCAGTTGACCACGGATGATGGGAGATTAAGCATAAAGTTTATGTAAAGTACTTGTGGGAAGTAGGAGTTGATAATGGGGTGTAGGAATTCTGTGAGGTTTAACTGTAAGTCCTTGGGAGAAGGGAAGTGTgctgtttctgtgtgttcttCCCCTTTGTGAAGaacagctggctggccagccccCTGATAGTCCAGATGGATGAAGTCAGGAAGCCATGTGAACCATTTAAGTGAAAAGTTTGAAATTTCTTaataaaggaa
Protein-coding sequences here:
- the Lca5 gene encoding lebercilin isoform X2 translates to MGERDQSSDTDQERKGGKHPYLSHYSSDFGSSPQSSGPSSPVNTLPCASNREKNPKRHLSDNQVHHHQTVRKVSPKAIPNKKGVRVGFRSQSLNREPLRKDPDIVTKRVLSARLLKITELQNEVSELQVKLAQLLKENKALKSLQYRQEKALSKFEDAENEISQLIHRHNGEITALKERLRKSQEKERMAEKRVKDTEGELFRTKFSLQKLKKISEARHLPERDDLAKKLVSAELKLDNTERKIKELSKNLELSTNSFQRQLLAERKRAFEAHDENKILQKELQRLHHKLKEKEKELDIKNIYANRLPKSSPKKEKEITRKHASCQSDFTDLCTKAVQTAEDFEPEEFPFTAQTVLCYENRWDGSDYLPSYLEYQERNEHGSESLSSTLEQEGKYSDDQGSSTAKQETGKSESGNLLVRINW